DNA from Rubripirellula lacrimiformis:
CCCGGGCGGATGGAAGTCGAGTGAAAGGCTCCCGCCCGCAAGATCAGCCAACGCTGCCAACGCCCCAATGCTGGGGTCACGATGCCCAGTGAAGTAATGGGAAATCACCATGGGCGATGTGCCGAGTGCTTTGGCGATTTCGGCCTGAGTCTTATCCGCTAAGTGAGGTTTGATCTGCCGAAGAATCGCGGACACGCTGATGCCGAACTGTGCGGGGTCAATCGTTGTCGATCGTTTGCCGACCCCTTTGCTCCCACTCTTGGCCTTCGCTTTTACCTTCGCGGGCGACTTTGCCGCCCGCTTCTTGGTCGCTTTCTTTTTTGCCACG
Protein-coding regions in this window:
- a CDS encoding helix-turn-helix domain-containing protein; this translates as MAKKKATKKRAAKSPAKVKAKAKSGSKGVGKRSTTIDPAQFGISVSAILRQIKPHLADKTQAEIAKALGTSPMVISHYFTGHRDPSIGALAALADLAGGSLSLDFHPPGSDRKGGGLNGLDPAIKNYYRATGIRSRL